The following are encoded together in the Raphanus sativus cultivar WK10039 unplaced genomic scaffold, ASM80110v3 Scaffold0310, whole genome shotgun sequence genome:
- the LOC130501849 gene encoding uncharacterized protein LOC130501849, with protein MFGLLFGLSQEEHTPSRQRRGRGGSGSGSIAGSASPYSSYQTSPSPFPSLSPPAPGVAPTPAPAHAPAHPALLRVAEFVRQPGRDHLPYLTQYPRGQGQTWFDRSGNGISGWINSMMYSSLDNGHPTFTDFPLEKQHMWFQQFAQQFNWNADDTLFIYYHFVHKVMDNYGKQMHSWKKKWEINKVRFYL; from the exons atgtttggattgttgtttggatt gtcTCAAGAGGAACATACCCCCTCTCGACAGcgtcgtggtcgtggtggtTCGGGGAGCGGCTCCATTGCGGGTTCCGCATCGCCGTACAGCTCCTACCAGACATCTCCTTCTCCATTTCCCTCTCTTTCTCCTCCCGCTCCCGGTGTGGCACccactcctgctcctgctcatgctcctgctcatccggcacttctgagagttgcggagtttgttcgacagccgggtcgtgaccatcttccatatctcactcAGTATCCACGTGGACAGGGTCAGACATG gtttgaccgatccgggaacgggatcagcggatggatcaacagtatgatgtactcgtccctcgacaatggacatccgactttcaccgacttccctctcgagaagcagcatatgtggtttcaacagtttgcg caacaattcaactggaatgccgatgatacgttgtttatctattaccacttcgtccataaagttatggacaactatgggaagcagatgcactcgtggaagaagaagtgggaaataaacaaggttcgtttttatttatga
- the LOC130501850 gene encoding uncharacterized protein LOC130501850, which translates to MNPTVWRELSEHWSKNEVRATSSTNSTNRKSDRKGKGMYVHNLGAQSLASLGDRLAQENEGEPVDHLRLIKTAYTNKKTGEIDDGVVRDVVTLIDSQMEQEVSQLQTEDDDSTGSTGLPRVRINQIVEASVPKKKGRLFGLARRSPSVPSASAPPPSYVDQEVLLSQMRDKDARISALESMVASQEAGWEAQRKLNEQMMAMMRSMNPNANVDFPNMPDPDFQTP; encoded by the exons ATGAACCCGACGGTCTGGCGGGAGTTGAGTGagcattggagtaagaacgaagtcagagcaacttcttccaccaactccaccaaccgcaagagcgaccgtaaggggaagggcatgtacgtccataacttgggtgctcagtctttagccagtctgggagatcgcttg GCGCAAGAAAATGAGGGGGAGCCGGTTGATCATCTCCGCCTAATAAAGACGGCgtataccaacaagaagaccggcgagattgatgatggtgttgtgagggatgtggtcacccttatcgacagtcagatggaacaggaagtgtctcagcttcaaaccgaggatgacgattccacgggatcgaccggcttgcctcgggttcggatcaaccaaatcgttgaagcg tcggttccaaagaagaagggccgtttgttcggtttggctcgtcggtctccctcggttccgtctgcttctgcaccaccaccgtcctatgttgatcaagaagtccttctgagccagatgagggacaaggatgctcgcatatctgcgctggagtccatggtggcgagtcaagaggcgggctgggaggcacagaggaagctgaacgagcaaatgatggcgatgatgaggagcatgaacccgaacgccaacgtCGACTTCCCGAACATGCCAGACCCGGACTTCCAAACCccgtag